One part of the Chryseobacterium sp. 7 genome encodes these proteins:
- a CDS encoding heavy metal translocating P-type ATPase, whose protein sequence is MEQQYKILGMTCSGCQKKISNQLNSIDGIIADVNLESNTATITSDHEVKLSDLNDALAEIGKYRIEDPNTPEKAFVKPQDRVSPSSVYYCPMECEGDKVYFKQGERCPVCKMYLVPIEEKMAKDPNHKTTYLSTHLPENFKDSIGKHYCPMFCEGDKVYDEKGDCPVCHMDLEPITEELVQKAASQHQHSHSHAHDHHNHHHGHNHEAPKVTDEMAGKYYCPMYCEGDKTYDSNVGCPVCGMDLVKYPEKKTAKYTCPMHPEIIRDEPGDCPICGMDLVRMPDSGYDEEDETYNILKRKFITSLAFTIPVFILSMGGMFINFPFSHQVQGFIELALTLPVLFYSGWFLLKRGWVSFKTWNLNMFSLIALGVAAAFIFSIVALIFPDIIPHEIRGHNHEIPLYFEAVCVILTLVILGQLMEAAAHKKTGNAIKELMNLSPDEANLMVNGEEKKVLLSQVKIGDLLKVKPGEKIPVDGKIIEGNSIVDESMITGEPVPVEKNIDDKVSSGTINGNQVFIMKAEKVGDETLLSQIIKMVNEASRSKAPIQKLTDKVSKVFVPVVILIAVLTFILWQFFGPEGKKSLFAFVNAVAVLIVACPCALGLATPMSLMVGIGKGAKNGILIKNAEALEQMNKVNVLITDKTGTLTEGKPSVEYIEVVNEDQNQILKLAFSLNQNSEHPLSNAVIKRAKEENVTAEKVDQFENISGKGVKGNINGKTAYLGNENLLISHQIAIPENLKQKAVEVQSKAHTISYIAQDQQVLGFISFTDKIKASSKKAVKQLMSEGIDVIMMTGDNEHTAKAVADELGIKHFKANCLPEDKLNEVKRLQQQGKIVAMTGDGINDSPALAQSDVGIAMGTGTDVAIESAEITLLKGDILGVAKAKLLSEKLLRNIKENLFFAFIYNVLGVPVAAGLLYPFFGILLSPMIAAAAMSFSSLSVILNSLRLNSVDLDIK, encoded by the coding sequence ATGGAACAACAGTATAAAATACTCGGAATGACGTGTTCCGGCTGTCAGAAAAAAATATCCAACCAACTGAACAGTATTGACGGAATTATCGCTGACGTAAATCTGGAAAGCAATACCGCAACCATTACTTCTGATCACGAAGTAAAGCTTTCAGATTTAAATGATGCTTTGGCAGAAATAGGAAAATACAGAATTGAAGATCCTAATACTCCTGAGAAAGCTTTTGTAAAACCTCAGGACCGCGTATCTCCCTCTTCAGTATACTATTGTCCAATGGAATGTGAAGGAGATAAAGTCTATTTCAAGCAGGGAGAAAGATGCCCTGTCTGCAAAATGTACCTGGTTCCTATTGAAGAAAAAATGGCTAAAGATCCCAATCATAAAACCACTTACTTATCAACACATCTTCCGGAAAATTTTAAAGACAGTATAGGAAAACATTATTGTCCTATGTTTTGCGAGGGTGATAAAGTGTATGATGAAAAAGGAGACTGTCCAGTTTGTCATATGGATTTGGAACCAATTACTGAAGAACTCGTACAAAAAGCGGCTTCACAACACCAGCATTCTCATTCCCATGCTCACGACCATCATAATCACCACCATGGCCATAATCATGAAGCCCCTAAAGTTACTGATGAGATGGCAGGCAAATATTACTGCCCCATGTATTGTGAAGGTGACAAAACTTATGATTCCAATGTAGGATGCCCTGTCTGTGGGATGGACCTTGTAAAATATCCTGAAAAGAAAACCGCAAAATACACCTGTCCAATGCACCCGGAAATCATTCGTGATGAACCCGGAGACTGCCCGATCTGTGGAATGGATCTCGTAAGAATGCCTGACAGCGGATATGATGAGGAAGATGAAACCTACAACATACTAAAAAGAAAGTTCATTACTTCATTAGCATTTACCATTCCGGTGTTTATTCTTTCAATGGGTGGAATGTTCATCAATTTCCCCTTCTCACATCAGGTTCAGGGATTTATTGAGCTCGCTTTAACACTTCCAGTACTATTTTATTCAGGATGGTTTCTGTTAAAAAGAGGCTGGGTTTCTTTCAAAACATGGAATCTGAATATGTTCAGTCTTATTGCTTTGGGTGTGGCGGCAGCATTTATTTTCAGCATTGTGGCTTTGATTTTCCCTGATATTATTCCACATGAAATTCGTGGTCACAATCATGAGATTCCATTATATTTTGAGGCGGTATGTGTTATTTTAACCCTTGTTATTTTAGGCCAGCTGATGGAGGCTGCCGCTCATAAAAAAACAGGAAATGCCATCAAAGAACTCATGAATCTTTCTCCGGATGAAGCGAACCTAATGGTAAACGGTGAAGAAAAGAAAGTGCTGCTTTCTCAGGTAAAAATAGGAGATTTATTAAAAGTAAAACCCGGCGAAAAAATTCCGGTGGATGGAAAAATTATTGAAGGTAATTCTATCGTTGATGAAAGTATGATCACGGGAGAACCCGTTCCTGTAGAAAAAAATATTGACGATAAAGTATCTTCCGGAACTATAAACGGCAATCAGGTATTCATCATGAAAGCGGAAAAAGTAGGTGATGAAACCCTACTTTCGCAAATCATTAAAATGGTGAATGAGGCCAGCCGAAGTAAAGCCCCTATCCAGAAGCTTACCGATAAAGTTTCAAAAGTATTTGTTCCTGTAGTCATCCTTATTGCTGTGCTTACTTTTATTCTGTGGCAGTTTTTCGGGCCGGAAGGAAAAAAAAGTTTATTTGCTTTCGTGAATGCTGTAGCTGTTTTAATAGTAGCATGTCCATGTGCTCTTGGTCTCGCAACACCTATGTCTTTAATGGTAGGAATCGGGAAAGGAGCTAAAAACGGAATCCTGATTAAAAATGCAGAAGCCCTTGAACAAATGAACAAAGTAAATGTTCTGATTACTGATAAAACCGGAACTTTAACGGAAGGAAAGCCTTCAGTAGAATATATTGAAGTGGTAAACGAAGATCAGAACCAGATTTTAAAACTCGCTTTTTCTCTGAATCAGAATTCTGAACACCCACTCTCCAACGCTGTTATAAAAAGAGCAAAAGAAGAGAATGTAACGGCTGAAAAAGTAGATCAGTTTGAAAATATTTCCGGAAAAGGAGTGAAAGGAAATATCAACGGTAAAACAGCTTACTTAGGAAATGAAAACCTTTTAATCTCACATCAAATTGCTATTCCTGAAAATTTAAAACAGAAAGCTGTAGAGGTACAGTCAAAAGCACACACCATTTCTTACATTGCACAGGATCAGCAGGTGCTTGGATTCATAAGCTTTACGGATAAAATCAAAGCAAGCTCCAAAAAAGCAGTGAAACAACTGATGAGTGAAGGTATAGACGTTATCATGATGACAGGAGACAACGAACATACCGCAAAAGCCGTTGCTGATGAATTAGGCATCAAACATTTCAAAGCCAACTGCCTTCCTGAAGACAAACTGAATGAAGTAAAAAGGCTGCAGCAACAGGGTAAAATTGTAGCAATGACCGGAGATGGGATCAATGACTCTCCTGCCCTTGCCCAGTCTGATGTAGGAATTGCCATGGGAACAGGAACAGATGTTGCCATTGAAAGCGCAGAGATCACTTTATTAAAAGGAGATATTTTAGGTGTTGCAAAGGCAAAGCTTCTCAGTGAAAAGCTCCTTAGAAATATTAAAGAAAACCTGTTCTTCGCATTCATCTATAATGTTTTAGGTGTTCCGGTTGCGGCAGGATTATTGTATCCTTTCTTTGGAATTCTACTGTCACCAATGATTGCGGCCGCAGCCATGAGCTTCAGTTCTCTTTCTGTGATTCTGAATTCATTAAGATTAAATTCCGTGGATCTGGATATAAAATAA
- a CDS encoding IS5 family transposase — MKYPTDLTENQWQYIKKTMNLKERKRKYPLLLIWNSLMYLIKTGCQWRMLPKDFPKWQLVYYYYIRWTELGYFDLILEKLRMKVRIKKGQRAEASLGIMDSQSVRWGNNRGLHGVDGNKKIKGIKRHVLVDKNGFLIAVMVCVANIHDSKAGLLLLRLLREELMNFKCILADAGYRGDFLDKAHSLYSYLVKVVSRDKEKQAKKEFKPVSKRWVIERTFAWFDNDRRLCRNYELLHESSENMTKLSAIKLLLNKI; from the coding sequence ATGAAATACCCAACCGATTTAACTGAAAACCAGTGGCAATATATAAAGAAAACGATGAACCTAAAAGAGAGAAAGAGAAAATATCCTCTTCTTTTGATTTGGAACTCCTTAATGTATTTGATAAAAACAGGTTGCCAGTGGCGTATGCTTCCTAAAGATTTCCCCAAATGGCAATTGGTTTATTACTATTATATCCGTTGGACGGAGTTGGGATATTTTGACTTAATTCTAGAAAAGCTACGAATGAAAGTTCGTATAAAAAAGGGTCAGCGAGCAGAAGCCTCCTTAGGAATAATGGATAGCCAAAGTGTACGCTGGGGCAATAATAGAGGTCTTCATGGCGTAGATGGAAATAAGAAAATAAAAGGAATAAAACGCCATGTGCTAGTAGATAAGAATGGATTTTTAATCGCAGTGATGGTTTGTGTAGCCAATATTCATGATAGTAAGGCTGGATTGCTTTTGCTTAGATTACTCAGGGAAGAGCTGATGAATTTCAAGTGTATTCTTGCTGATGCAGGCTATAGAGGAGATTTTCTAGATAAAGCTCATAGCCTTTATTCATACCTGGTAAAAGTGGTAAGTCGGGATAAAGAAAAACAAGCTAAAAAAGAGTTTAAACCCGTAAGTAAACGATGGGTAATAGAAAGAACTTTTGCTTGGTTTGATAATGACAGAAGGCTTTGTAGGAACTATGAACTACTGCATGAGTCTTCCGAAAATATGACCAAATTATCCGCTATAAAATTATTACTCAATAAAATTTAA
- a CDS encoding helix-turn-helix domain-containing protein — protein sequence MKIFIKNMVCNRCIAAVENIFQNADVGISTILLGEVETEDEVSPEKMHIIEKELLNTGFERIMDSAHQVVEKIKNLIIIKISELDIPEDFLLSEFLSSKLHKDYSALSKTFSQNENITLEQFFILQKIEKVKELLLYNEFNLTEIAGKLGYKSVQHLSSQFRNVTGFTPTEFKKLKEHNRKALDNL from the coding sequence ATGAAAATTTTCATAAAGAATATGGTCTGCAACAGGTGCATTGCGGCGGTGGAAAACATTTTTCAGAATGCAGATGTAGGGATAAGTACTATTCTGTTAGGTGAAGTAGAAACAGAAGATGAAGTTTCCCCTGAAAAAATGCATATCATAGAAAAAGAGCTGTTAAATACAGGCTTTGAAAGGATTATGGATTCTGCACATCAGGTTGTAGAAAAAATCAAAAACCTGATTATTATAAAAATAAGCGAACTTGATATCCCGGAAGATTTTCTCCTTTCGGAATTTTTAAGTTCAAAACTTCATAAAGATTACAGCGCACTTTCAAAAACATTTTCACAAAACGAAAATATCACATTAGAACAGTTCTTCATTCTTCAGAAAATTGAAAAGGTTAAAGAGCTCCTTCTGTATAATGAATTTAATCTCACTGAAATTGCAGGAAAACTTGGCTATAAAAGTGTACAGCATCTTTCTTCCCAATTTCGTAATGTAACCGGGTTCACCCCCACTGAATTCAAAAAACTGAAAGAGCACAACCGCAAAGCACTCGATAATCTATAA
- a CDS encoding RNA recognition motif domain-containing protein produces MNIFVSNINYATKEYELHDLFAEFGDVSSAKIVTDRETGRSRGFGFVEMGDEEGQQAIEALNQKEFNGKTLNVSEAKPREEKPRRSFDNNRGGGYGNNRGNGGGYGGGNNRGGNGGGNRW; encoded by the coding sequence ATGAACATTTTTGTTTCAAACATCAATTACGCAACTAAAGAGTATGAGTTGCACGATCTATTCGCAGAATTTGGTGACGTATCATCAGCTAAAATCGTTACAGACAGAGAAACTGGTCGTTCCAGAGGTTTCGGTTTTGTAGAGATGGGTGATGAAGAAGGACAGCAAGCTATTGAAGCTCTTAACCAAAAAGAATTTAACGGAAAAACTTTAAACGTATCTGAAGCTAAGCCAAGAGAAGAAAAGCCAAGAAGAAGCTTTGACAACAACAGAGGTGGTGGTTACGGAAACAACCGTGGAAACGGTGGTGGATACGGTGGTGGAAACAACCGTGGAGGTAACGGCGGAGGAAACCGTTGGTAA
- a CDS encoding BlaI/MecI/CopY family transcriptional regulator has protein sequence MKINHLTAAEENFMKLFWKMESFYLKDVMEQHPEPKPHQNTVSTYLKILVEKGYLSTVKEGRIFKYTVLVPLEGYKKFLLKELSHNFFNDSGKEILELLLSEKLISQEDMKGHFDLKIEIKPAKIEVPKFEIAEEILSPKKEKKTKVKEKDKDKKKKKKKD, from the coding sequence ATGAAAATAAATCATCTTACTGCCGCAGAAGAAAACTTTATGAAACTGTTTTGGAAAATGGAATCTTTCTATCTGAAGGACGTTATGGAACAGCATCCGGAACCGAAACCACACCAGAATACCGTTTCCACTTATTTGAAAATATTAGTTGAAAAAGGCTATCTGTCTACTGTAAAAGAAGGAAGAATCTTCAAATATACTGTACTTGTTCCTTTGGAGGGGTATAAAAAATTCCTGTTAAAAGAACTTTCACACAACTTTTTTAATGATTCCGGGAAGGAAATCCTGGAGCTTTTATTAAGTGAAAAATTAATTTCCCAGGAAGATATGAAAGGTCATTTTGATCTTAAAATTGAAATAAAACCGGCAAAAATTGAAGTACCTAAATTTGAAATTGCCGAAGAAATCTTAAGTCCGAAAAAAGAAAAGAAAACTAAAGTAAAAGAAAAGGACAAGGATAAAAAGAAGAAAAAGAAAAAGGATTAG
- a CDS encoding DUF6157 family protein: protein MKFKQALKNPYTFSSDDIIFECYAIKNEISEEERQKEREKFFSKGQPCLRRSPLAKKYGFGFHHNSEGKVALFPMESKEYQKLLNDTSTAKTKAMRSKRK, encoded by the coding sequence ATAAAATTTAAACAGGCTCTAAAAAACCCTTACACTTTTTCTTCAGATGATATTATTTTTGAGTGTTATGCCATTAAAAATGAGATTTCAGAAGAAGAAAGACAGAAAGAAAGAGAAAAATTCTTTTCAAAAGGGCAACCTTGTCTTCGTCGTTCTCCTTTAGCCAAGAAATACGGATTTGGGTTTCATCATAATTCAGAAGGAAAGGTTGCTTTATTTCCTATGGAAAGCAAGGAATATCAGAAACTGCTGAATGATACTTCAACTGCAAAAACCAAAGCAATGCGTTCCAAAAGAAAATGA
- a CDS encoding phosphatase PAP2 family protein: MEEKQSSLLHKVSKVISDFFNPLVSLIIFFVYMSIRKYSLQDSILYFLPILLMVIVPVVIWLIWNVKTGRYTNMDVSNRVQRKTLYIFIAVCVIAYLAFNYIKNGYIDLVMLFILVLLFALQISNLFIKSSMHTAFNVFVAALFFTLDWKMGLAWLGIAILVGITRIILKRHTVKEVFMGAGIAFLVSFIYLYCNIQFQH, from the coding sequence ATGGAAGAAAAGCAGTCTTCATTACTTCATAAAGTTTCAAAAGTCATTTCTGACTTTTTTAATCCGTTGGTTTCTCTGATCATATTTTTTGTGTACATGAGTATCAGGAAATACAGTCTCCAAGATTCTATTCTTTATTTTCTTCCTATATTATTAATGGTCATTGTTCCAGTTGTTATATGGCTGATATGGAATGTGAAAACCGGAAGATATACCAATATGGATGTCTCTAACCGGGTTCAGAGAAAAACATTATATATATTTATTGCGGTTTGCGTGATCGCTTATCTTGCCTTTAATTATATTAAAAATGGATATATTGATCTGGTCATGCTGTTTATTTTGGTTCTTCTCTTTGCCCTTCAGATCAGCAATCTTTTTATCAAAAGTTCTATGCATACGGCGTTCAATGTATTTGTAGCAGCATTATTTTTTACCCTAGATTGGAAAATGGGTCTGGCATGGCTGGGGATTGCTATTTTAGTTGGAATTACCCGTATTATTTTAAAAAGACATACCGTAAAAGAAGTATTTATGGGGGCTGGAATAGCTTTTCTGGTATCTTTTATCTATCTTTATTGCAATATTCAATTTCAACATTAG
- the pdhA gene encoding pyruvate dehydrogenase (acetyl-transferring) E1 component subunit alpha yields MKEFSKEVYLQWYEDMTMWRRFEDKCRSLYLKQKIRGFLHLYNGQEAIPAGFTHAMDLTKDSMITAYRCHIHPMAMGVDPKRIMAELCGKATGTSGGMGGSMHIFSKEHRFYGGHGIVGGQIPLGAGIAFADKYFDRKAVNICFFGDGAARQGSLHETFNMAMNWKLPVVFVVENNQYAMGTSVKRTANHEDIYKLGLGYEMPCLAVDAMDPEKVAEAAYEAIERARRGDGPTFIEARTYRYRGHSMSDAEPYRSKEEVAIHKNDDPIELVKHRILENGWATEAELEAMDNKSRDFVEECIEFMENSPYPDAEKVYEYVYAQEDYPFLDKLEN; encoded by the coding sequence ATGAAAGAATTTTCTAAAGAGGTATACCTGCAGTGGTATGAAGATATGACAATGTGGAGAAGGTTTGAAGACAAATGCCGTTCTCTTTACCTAAAACAAAAGATCAGAGGTTTTTTACATTTGTATAACGGTCAGGAAGCTATCCCTGCCGGATTTACTCATGCAATGGATCTTACAAAGGATAGTATGATTACTGCTTACAGATGCCACATCCATCCAATGGCGATGGGAGTAGATCCTAAGAGAATCATGGCAGAACTTTGTGGTAAAGCTACAGGTACATCCGGAGGTATGGGTGGATCTATGCACATTTTCAGTAAAGAACACCGTTTTTACGGAGGACATGGTATCGTTGGAGGACAAATTCCTTTGGGAGCTGGTATTGCTTTCGCAGATAAATATTTCGACAGAAAAGCAGTGAACATCTGTTTCTTTGGGGACGGAGCTGCAAGACAAGGTTCTTTACACGAGACCTTCAACATGGCAATGAACTGGAAACTTCCTGTAGTATTTGTTGTAGAAAACAACCAATATGCAATGGGAACTTCTGTAAAAAGAACTGCCAACCACGAAGATATCTATAAATTAGGATTAGGATATGAAATGCCTTGCCTTGCAGTAGATGCAATGGATCCTGAAAAAGTGGCTGAAGCTGCTTATGAGGCTATTGAAAGAGCAAGAAGAGGAGATGGTCCTACATTCATTGAAGCAAGAACGTATCGTTACAGAGGACACTCTATGTCTGATGCTGAGCCATACAGATCTAAAGAAGAAGTGGCTATTCATAAAAATGATGATCCAATTGAGCTTGTAAAACACAGAATTTTAGAAAACGGATGGGCTACAGAAGCAGAATTGGAAGCTATGGACAACAAGTCTAGAGACTTCGTTGAAGAGTGTATCGAATTTATGGAAAACTCTCCATATCCTGATGCTGAAAAAGTTTACGAGTATGTATATGCTCAGGAAGATTATCCGTTCCTAGACAAATTAGAAAACTAA
- a CDS encoding DUF4153 domain-containing protein, whose product MKTKFQETLSRANEVIFRYPMILVMALLASIGTICIIETEQNDAMSYIKFTICSCLGISLMFALKMFSQRIGKELLLHLGGILFLIGFYFILPDKKNNFTEVYAYTIAVTALLSHLLVSFVPFLEKNRELSFWQYNKNLFVNIFLTAVFTGVLTGGVELAILAIDKLFDFNFHDRIYRDTFFVLAIFGSSFIFLLFNDKGLTNLEKDGTYPVVLKFFTQFILIPLLLIYVAILYFYSAKILINWQLPRGWVSYLVLAYSVVGILALLLVHPLKEENAKSWVKIFSKAFYYTIVPLIVLLFTAIFTRILEYGYTEPRYFVLLLALWLLSIVVYFIFGRKPSIKFIPISLFLFGAFALIFPYLNAFSVANRSQKTQLMNILNQNQLMSAGTINFNKKVTDTIRNEIADKFEFLAERKQNKFLSTLLNEKDQAELANNTAIGAFYSIRYDIQNKFSDVNVTVKNRAYEMNRLVLVPEKQAVELGNYQYLISYHRYSRDPQKLNNDEFELKDQLTDESSLKLTLNSKEEVDFGPQIIKLFEENKNKTGNVKVPEITMESDLGKYHVKLIFSEITREKYSEQDTASIYYESVYILIRLK is encoded by the coding sequence ATGAAAACAAAATTCCAGGAAACTCTGAGCCGGGCCAATGAAGTCATTTTCCGATATCCTATGATTCTGGTAATGGCTTTATTAGCTTCTATAGGTACTATATGCATTATTGAAACCGAGCAGAATGATGCTATGTCCTATATAAAATTCACCATTTGCAGCTGTCTCGGGATTTCATTGATGTTTGCCCTAAAGATGTTCTCACAGAGAATAGGAAAAGAATTGCTCTTACATCTCGGTGGTATTCTCTTTCTTATCGGATTCTATTTTATTCTGCCGGATAAAAAAAATAATTTCACGGAAGTTTACGCTTATACCATTGCTGTTACCGCGCTACTCTCCCATTTATTGGTTTCTTTTGTTCCATTTCTGGAGAAAAACAGAGAGCTTAGCTTCTGGCAGTATAACAAAAACCTTTTTGTCAATATCTTTCTTACTGCTGTATTTACAGGAGTTTTAACAGGTGGTGTTGAATTAGCAATTCTGGCTATTGATAAACTTTTTGATTTTAATTTCCATGACAGAATTTACAGAGATACATTCTTTGTTCTGGCTATTTTCGGGAGCAGTTTTATTTTTCTTTTATTTAATGATAAAGGACTTACCAATCTTGAAAAAGACGGAACCTATCCTGTTGTTTTAAAGTTTTTCACTCAGTTTATTCTAATTCCGTTGCTGCTTATTTATGTAGCTATTCTTTATTTCTATTCAGCTAAAATATTAATCAACTGGCAGCTGCCAAGAGGCTGGGTTTCTTACCTTGTTTTAGCTTACAGTGTTGTGGGAATTCTGGCATTATTGCTGGTACATCCGTTAAAAGAAGAAAATGCGAAATCCTGGGTTAAAATATTTTCAAAGGCATTCTATTATACCATTGTTCCTTTAATTGTATTACTTTTCACAGCTATTTTTACCAGAATTTTAGAATACGGTTATACAGAACCAAGATATTTTGTTCTTCTGCTTGCATTGTGGCTGCTGAGTATTGTCGTTTATTTTATTTTTGGCAGAAAGCCAAGCATCAAGTTTATTCCGATCAGCTTATTTTTGTTTGGAGCTTTTGCGTTGATTTTCCCCTATCTGAATGCTTTCAGTGTCGCAAATAGAAGTCAGAAAACGCAATTAATGAACATTCTAAACCAGAATCAGCTTATGAGTGCCGGTACAATTAATTTCAATAAAAAAGTTACTGATACCATCCGTAACGAAATTGCCGATAAATTTGAATTTCTGGCTGAAAGAAAACAAAATAAATTTTTATCTACCTTACTCAACGAAAAAGATCAGGCCGAATTAGCAAACAATACTGCAATCGGAGCATTTTATAGTATAAGATATGATATACAGAATAAATTCTCAGATGTAAACGTCACTGTAAAAAACAGGGCATACGAAATGAACAGACTGGTTCTTGTACCAGAAAAACAGGCTGTAGAGCTCGGAAATTATCAATATTTAATTTCTTACCACCGCTATAGCAGAGATCCGCAAAAACTGAATAACGATGAGTTTGAGCTTAAAGATCAGCTGACTGATGAGTCCTCACTAAAGCTAACATTAAATTCTAAAGAAGAAGTAGATTTCGGACCACAGATTATAAAACTGTTTGAAGAAAATAAAAACAAAACCGGAAATGTAAAAGTTCCTGAGATAACTATGGAATCTGATTTGGGTAAATATCATGTTAAACTTATTTTCAGTGAAATTACCCGGGAGAAATATTCTGAACAAGATACAGCCAGCATTTATTACGAAAGTGTTTATATATTGATAAGATTGAAATAA
- a CDS encoding DUF6157 family protein, with the protein MKPHTTNYTNTLIEVAEDCPVSQAQIPPEKKQKTLANLQYEKIIRACLNFRRKFC; encoded by the coding sequence ATGAAACCACACACCACAAATTATACCAACACACTCATTGAAGTTGCCGAAGACTGTCCTGTCTCCCAGGCACAGATTCCTCCTGAAAAAAAACAAAAAACATTGGCCAATCTTCAATATGAGAAAATTATAAGAGCCTGTTTAAATTTTCGTAGAAAATTTTGTTAA
- a CDS encoding acyl-CoA thioesterase, translating into MNYHTRKWVKPEDLNPNHSLFGGRLLQWIDEEAALYAIIQLENTKVVTKFISEINFVSSAKQGDIIEIGIEASHFGSSSITLRCDVRNKMTHQTIITVEKIVMVNLDAEGNPAPHGKTQIEFVKDRLNNSL; encoded by the coding sequence ATGAACTACCATACCAGAAAATGGGTAAAACCCGAAGACTTAAATCCTAATCACTCTCTTTTCGGAGGAAGACTATTACAATGGATAGATGAAGAAGCAGCACTTTATGCCATTATTCAGCTGGAAAACACAAAAGTAGTCACCAAATTTATCTCGGAAATTAATTTCGTAAGTTCTGCAAAACAGGGAGATATTATAGAAATAGGAATTGAAGCATCTCATTTCGGATCCTCTTCTATTACTTTAAGATGTGATGTGAGAAATAAAATGACTCATCAAACTATTATTACGGTAGAAAAAATCGTCATGGTAAACCTTGATGCAGAGGGTAATCCTGCTCCTCATGGCAAAACCCAGATTGAATTCGTAAAAGACAGGTTAAACAACAGTCTATGA